A stretch of the Halomonas sp. BDJS001 genome encodes the following:
- a CDS encoding acetyl-CoA C-acetyltransferase → MQEVVIVAARRTAVGAFGGSLAGIPASDLGALVIKDILASTGVAPDQVDEVLLGQVLTAGVGQNPARQAAIKGGLPDSVPAMTINKVCGSGLKALHLATQAIRCGDAELILAGGQENMSASPHVLPNSRNGQRMGDWKAIDSMVHDGLWDAFNNYHMGITAENLAEKYGITREAMDEFAAASQQKAAAAIKEGKFKGQIVPVEIPQRKGDPVVFDTDENPREVTAEKLGGMRPAFKKDGTVTAGNASALNDGAAVVMLCSAEKAKQLGLEPLARIAAYSNAGVDPAIMGIGPAPATRRCLEKAGWSLDDLDLVEANEAFAAQALSVNKELGWDTSKVNVNGGAIALGHPIGASGCRVLVTLLHEMIARDAKKGLATLCIGGGQGVALAIERP, encoded by the coding sequence ATGCAAGAAGTAGTCATTGTTGCGGCACGCCGCACCGCTGTGGGCGCTTTCGGTGGTTCCCTCGCAGGCATTCCCGCGAGCGATCTGGGCGCTCTGGTGATCAAGGATATCCTCGCCTCCACCGGCGTTGCTCCCGATCAGGTTGACGAAGTGCTACTGGGTCAGGTGCTCACCGCAGGCGTTGGCCAAAACCCAGCGCGACAAGCGGCCATCAAGGGCGGTCTGCCAGACTCGGTACCGGCCATGACCATCAACAAAGTGTGTGGCTCAGGGCTTAAAGCACTGCATCTCGCCACTCAGGCAATCCGCTGCGGCGATGCCGAGCTGATTCTGGCCGGCGGCCAGGAGAATATGTCCGCTTCGCCTCACGTACTGCCCAATTCCCGCAACGGTCAGCGCATGGGCGATTGGAAGGCGATTGATTCCATGGTGCACGACGGCCTGTGGGATGCGTTCAACAACTACCACATGGGCATTACTGCCGAGAACTTAGCCGAGAAGTACGGTATCACCCGCGAAGCGATGGACGAGTTCGCCGCGGCGTCACAGCAGAAAGCCGCTGCCGCCATCAAAGAAGGTAAGTTCAAAGGCCAGATCGTGCCGGTGGAAATTCCCCAGCGCAAAGGCGATCCGGTGGTATTCGACACCGACGAAAACCCACGGGAAGTGACCGCCGAGAAGCTTGGCGGCATGCGCCCTGCGTTTAAGAAGGACGGTACCGTTACCGCCGGTAACGCCTCGGCGCTCAACGACGGCGCGGCAGTGGTGATGCTCTGCTCCGCCGAAAAAGCCAAGCAGCTGGGGCTAGAGCCGCTGGCACGCATCGCCGCTTACTCCAACGCAGGCGTTGACCCCGCCATTATGGGTATCGGCCCCGCACCGGCCACCCGCCGCTGCCTGGAAAAAGCCGGCTGGAGTCTGGACGATCTGGACTTGGTGGAAGCCAACGAAGCGTTTGCCGCCCAGGCGCTATCCGTCAATAAAGAGCTCGGCTGGGATACCTCTAAAGTGAACGTCAACGGCGGCGCGATCGCCCTGGGCCACCCCATCGGTGCCTCCGGCTGCCGCGTACTGGTCACGCTGCTCCACGAAATGATCGCCCGCGACGCCAAAAAAGGCCTCGCGACGCTGTGTATCGGTGGCGGTCAGGGTGTTGCGCTGGCTATCGAGCGTCCTTGA
- the panC gene encoding pantoate--beta-alanine ligase: protein MRTLRDIDQLRSTLRDYRQRGQRIALVPTMGNLHAGHLALVACARKHADIVVASLFVNPMQFGPGEDLDGYPRTFDADQAQLIKAGCDVLFAPAVSSLYPNGLDAQTRVHVPVVGEGLCGGSRPGHFDGVSTVVSMLFNLVQPDVACFGEKDYQQLAVIRKLVCDLHMPIEIIGVPIVRAEDGLALSSRNGYLSSEERAIAPALYRTLCTLRDALARGEPIEKVLRQGHTALYDAGFTLDYLELRDATLGPINLATRHAVLLVAAKLGPARLIDNLTVQLPASAARE from the coding sequence ATGCGCACTTTGCGAGATATTGATCAGCTACGCAGCACGCTGCGAGATTACCGCCAACGGGGCCAGCGTATTGCCCTGGTACCCACCATGGGCAACCTACATGCCGGGCACCTGGCACTGGTCGCCTGCGCGCGCAAGCACGCCGACATTGTGGTCGCAAGCCTGTTTGTCAATCCGATGCAGTTTGGCCCAGGCGAAGATTTAGACGGCTACCCGCGTACCTTTGATGCCGATCAAGCGCAGCTTATCAAAGCCGGTTGCGACGTGCTGTTCGCCCCGGCGGTAAGCTCGCTCTACCCCAACGGCTTGGACGCCCAGACCCGCGTGCATGTGCCCGTGGTGGGCGAAGGGCTGTGCGGCGGCTCACGCCCCGGCCATTTTGACGGTGTCTCCACCGTGGTCAGCATGCTGTTTAATCTGGTACAGCCAGACGTCGCCTGCTTTGGGGAGAAGGATTACCAGCAGCTGGCGGTGATTCGTAAGCTGGTGTGTGATCTGCATATGCCTATCGAGATTATCGGCGTGCCCATCGTGCGCGCAGAAGATGGCTTGGCACTGTCATCACGCAACGGTTATTTAAGTAGCGAGGAGCGTGCAATCGCCCCTGCGCTTTATCGCACGCTGTGTACGCTTCGCGATGCCTTAGCGCGCGGGGAACCTATCGAAAAGGTACTACGCCAGGGCCATACCGCGCTGTATGATGCGGGCTTTACGCTGGACTATCTGGAACTGCGCGATGCCACGCTAGGCCCCATTAACCTAGCAACCCGCCATGCGGTACTGCTGGTCGCCGCCAAGCTGGGCCCGGCGCGATTAATCGACAACCTCACTGTTCAACTCCCGGCCAGCGCTGCCAGAGAATAA
- the panD gene encoding aspartate 1-decarboxylase, whose product MHTIMLKAKLHMARVTHAVLNYEGSCAIDGDLLDMAGIRENEQIQIYNVENGERFTTYAIRGEEGSKLISINGAAAHLAAPGHRIIICSYAHYSEAELEKHQPALVYLQEGNHVSHTSNIIPVQLA is encoded by the coding sequence ATGCATACCATCATGCTCAAAGCCAAGCTGCACATGGCACGCGTCACTCACGCGGTACTCAACTACGAAGGCTCCTGCGCCATCGACGGCGACCTGCTGGATATGGCGGGCATTCGTGAAAATGAGCAGATCCAGATTTACAACGTCGAGAATGGAGAACGCTTCACCACTTACGCCATTCGCGGCGAGGAAGGCTCCAAGCTTATATCGATCAACGGCGCTGCGGCCCACCTCGCCGCGCCGGGCCACCGGATCATTATCTGCAGCTACGCCCACTACTCTGAAGCAGAGCTGGAAAAGCATCAGCCCGCGCTGGTGTATCTCCAGGAAGGCAACCACGTCAGCCACACCAGCAATATTATCCCGGTGCAGCTGGCCTGA